A region from the Thermoanaerobaculia bacterium genome encodes:
- a CDS encoding HEAT repeat domain-containing protein yields the protein MADDELIAALRRDSRDESSDVRQKVARILMERSDPDAIDLLVELAGDPDWRVRKAAIEGLEANPTEGVVQALIPALHDQGNAGMRNAAAEALRAFGIRALPYLLFELGRVADADGRIALATILGDIPAEESAAALVSLVSSEDVNVASAAIVALGKMKRPEAVPTLMRVLAGDNAWLHYHAIETLGRLRAVEALPAIVACDQNPALKKAVLEAAGAIGGFGSIDLLAGRLASSSIPDFPLLRALVALDEAPRPAILARRERDYLRRKFRENAPAGAAAAFALALKKTERRDRKADLLRALGWIADPESLPILVAELSRDSAEAAERALEDFGEAAGPALVALLSPAGDEQKVELAIRLLGRHPSRAMLFSVLAVLEHDSPPVRRDAVELLGKIGDSRAIDYLVAHLGDGDAGVDAAAAEALASMAKNDAAAREPLRKRLVRALASRDGLTRANALALLAGLGGEDFRAQLLSASRDEDAVVRGRAVAIAGKESDPSMAAVFEHALADESAHVRQVAVQALCVSGRAASHREAIFASLDDDDLWVRAAACRCLASLGGDEASRRLRNIAARGEPPERIAALEAIGAIGGPAAWEAIAASLDDADPEVRQAALSAAADSREFEAEKAIERRVSDPDWRLRATALEAMGRRARYDRRPILRRSLLEDPDDLVARSALTALEAIAVESDVGTVVEALSREAIAEDLAATLLRFRRRFPGAVERAWREADPRRAAVLSEVLRADAAP from the coding sequence GCGATTCCCGGGACGAGAGCTCGGACGTCCGGCAGAAAGTCGCGCGAATCCTCATGGAGCGGTCGGATCCGGACGCGATCGACCTGCTCGTCGAGCTCGCGGGGGACCCCGACTGGCGCGTCCGCAAGGCGGCGATCGAAGGGCTCGAGGCGAACCCGACGGAGGGCGTCGTCCAGGCCCTGATCCCGGCCCTTCACGATCAGGGCAACGCCGGAATGCGAAACGCGGCGGCGGAGGCGCTTCGCGCCTTCGGCATCCGCGCGCTGCCGTACCTCCTGTTCGAGCTCGGCCGGGTCGCGGACGCCGACGGGCGCATCGCGCTCGCGACGATCCTCGGCGACATCCCGGCCGAGGAAAGCGCGGCCGCGCTCGTCTCCCTCGTTTCGTCCGAGGACGTCAACGTGGCCTCGGCCGCCATCGTGGCGCTCGGAAAGATGAAGCGGCCCGAGGCGGTCCCGACGCTGATGCGCGTGCTCGCCGGCGACAATGCCTGGCTCCATTACCACGCGATCGAGACGCTCGGCCGCCTTCGCGCGGTCGAGGCGCTGCCGGCGATCGTCGCCTGCGACCAGAATCCCGCTCTGAAGAAGGCGGTGCTCGAGGCGGCGGGCGCGATCGGAGGGTTCGGGTCGATCGATCTGCTGGCGGGACGGCTCGCGAGCTCCTCGATCCCCGATTTCCCGCTCCTGCGCGCGCTCGTCGCCCTCGACGAGGCGCCCCGGCCGGCGATTCTCGCGCGCCGGGAGCGCGACTATCTCCGGCGGAAGTTCCGCGAGAACGCCCCTGCCGGCGCGGCGGCCGCCTTCGCGCTCGCCCTGAAGAAGACCGAGCGGCGCGACCGCAAGGCCGATCTCCTGCGGGCGCTCGGCTGGATTGCCGACCCGGAGTCGCTCCCGATCCTGGTCGCGGAGCTCTCGCGCGACTCGGCGGAGGCGGCCGAGCGCGCTCTCGAGGATTTCGGGGAGGCGGCGGGCCCCGCGCTCGTCGCGCTCCTCTCTCCCGCGGGAGACGAGCAGAAGGTCGAGCTCGCGATTCGCCTTCTCGGCCGGCATCCGTCGCGCGCGATGCTCTTTTCGGTGCTCGCCGTGCTCGAGCACGATTCTCCGCCCGTGAGGCGGGACGCGGTCGAGCTCCTCGGAAAGATCGGCGACTCGCGCGCGATCGACTACCTCGTCGCGCACCTCGGCGACGGGGACGCGGGCGTCGACGCGGCCGCGGCCGAGGCGCTCGCGTCGATGGCGAAGAACGACGCGGCCGCCCGCGAGCCGCTCCGGAAGCGCCTCGTCCGCGCGCTCGCGTCGCGCGACGGGCTCACCCGCGCGAATGCCCTGGCGCTGCTGGCCGGGCTCGGGGGAGAGGACTTTCGGGCGCAGCTCCTCTCGGCGAGCCGGGACGAGGACGCGGTCGTGCGGGGCCGCGCGGTCGCGATCGCGGGGAAGGAGAGCGACCCGTCGATGGCGGCCGTCTTCGAGCACGCGCTCGCCGACGAGAGCGCGCACGTGCGGCAGGTTGCCGTGCAGGCCCTCTGCGTGTCGGGGAGGGCCGCGTCGCACCGGGAGGCGATCTTCGCGTCGCTCGACGACGACGATCTCTGGGTAAGGGCCGCCGCCTGCCGCTGTCTCGCCTCGCTCGGCGGCGACGAAGCGTCGCGGCGGCTCCGGAATATCGCGGCGCGCGGCGAGCCGCCGGAAAGAATCGCGGCGCTCGAGGCCATCGGCGCGATCGGGGGACCCGCCGCGTGGGAGGCGATCGCGGCGTCGCTCGACGACGCCGATCCGGAGGTCCGGCAGGCCGCGCTCTCGGCGGCGGCCGATTCCCGCGAGTTCGAGGCGGAGAAGGCGATCGAGCGGCGCGTCTCGGACCCCGACTGGCGTCTCCGGGCCACCGCCCTCGAGGCGATGGGCCGGCGGGCGCGCTACGACCGCCGGCCGATCCTCCGACGGTCCCTCCTCGAGGACCCGGACGACCTCGTCGCGCGCTCCGCGCTCACGGCTCTCGAGGCGATCGCGGTGGAGTCGGACGTCGGCACCGTCGTCGAGGCGCTCTCGCGCGAGGCGATCGCCGAGGACCTGGCGGCGACGCTCCTGCGGTTCCGGCGGAGGTTTCCGGGCGCGGTCGAGCGCGCGTGGAGGGAGGCCGACCCGCGCCGCGCCGCCGTCCTGTCGGAGGTGCTCCGGGCCGACGCGGCGCCGTGA